In the genome of Paenibacillus pabuli, one region contains:
- a CDS encoding MBL fold metallo-hydrolase, producing MKIQLIRNATLWLEYGGLNILVDPMLMDKEVMPAFPNTPNELRNPRVSLPETETDYLNPDLLIVTHTHPDHWDEAAAKQLRKDIPLLCQPGDESVFTEAGFTNVTAVDDKHEYHSVRFARTSGHHGTGEIGERMGKVSGFVLEADEEPVSYIAGDTIWCEEPAEAIRQYQPEVIVVNAGGARFLQGDPITMDGPDVAAVKRHAANAHVIAVHMDAINHCMMSRVDLASYLAFEQLDGQVLIPRDGESFVFGPSAELK from the coding sequence AAATTCAATTGATTCGTAATGCTACATTATGGTTGGAATATGGGGGGCTGAATATACTGGTTGATCCCATGTTGATGGATAAAGAAGTGATGCCTGCTTTCCCGAACACACCCAATGAATTACGCAATCCAAGAGTCTCCTTACCCGAGACGGAAACGGATTATTTGAACCCGGATCTGCTGATCGTTACACATACCCACCCTGATCATTGGGATGAAGCAGCAGCGAAGCAGCTCCGTAAGGATATACCCCTACTATGCCAACCAGGAGATGAATCCGTGTTCACAGAAGCCGGATTTACCAACGTCACTGCCGTGGATGACAAACATGAGTATCATTCCGTCCGTTTCGCCCGCACTTCAGGACATCACGGAACCGGGGAAATCGGCGAACGAATGGGCAAGGTGTCTGGCTTTGTATTGGAAGCTGACGAAGAACCTGTCTCCTATATCGCAGGGGATACGATCTGGTGTGAAGAGCCCGCCGAGGCCATCCGTCAATATCAGCCTGAGGTAATTGTGGTGAATGCCGGCGGTGCCCGCTTCCTGCAAGGAGATCCGATCACGATGGACGGACCTGACGTAGCAGCCGTGAAACGCCATGCAGCGAATGCGCATGTCATTGCTGTGCATATGGACGCCATTAACCATTGCATGATGTCCCGCGTGGACCTCGCGAGTTATCTGGCATTCGAACAATTGGATGGACAGGTACTCATCCCACGTGACGGAGAGAGCTTTGTGTTTGGGCCGAGTGCTGAATTGAAGTAA